GCCCCAGGCAAGATGGATCTCGGGATGATGTCCCTGGGACTCGGCCAGTTCCCCTACCCGATTGGTAAAGGCCAGTGCCTCCCGGAAGTTCCCGAACTTGTATTCCTTCGTCAGTTTTTTCCCCTCAGCGACTTCCCAGCTATTTCCGAGATTTTCCAGCAGATCCGCCAATTCTTTTTCTGCCAGAGGGGGTACGTCTCCCTTGCAGGGGATACATTCCTT
This sequence is a window from Deltaproteobacteria bacterium. Protein-coding genes within it:
- a CDS encoding 4a-hydroxytetrahydrobiopterin dehydratase, with translation MQCNLASKECIPCKGDVPPLAEKELADLLENLGNSWEVAEGKKLTKEYKFGNFREALAFTNRVGELAESQGHHPEIHLAWGRVKLVIRTHKIDGLTESDFILAAKADQLPR